From one Peptoniphilaceae bacterium AMB_02 genomic stretch:
- a CDS encoding nitroreductase family protein, which translates to MSDFLLTRKSVRTFKNKKLDKRSIEEVEKIITDINTAEEHTEYKLFLNGDEISERLEGKAGYAGVMIKAPAYIAMQTLVEEPIAYIEGAYNLERLITQLKALGLGSCWVTLLDVEESELKSIFGYTVGYVRYILAVGYPPRDLNIGKATYSSRIGVEDYVCKGDLNTKMTIGELESMGMDDLFYYLRMAPSSYNKQPWRFVIDDNSVKLYIADPKGLNDFVDIGIVIYYYNELAKTIGLHPKWDINVEEVSEEYYYVGETTI; encoded by the coding sequence ATGTCCGATTTTTTACTAACCAGAAAGTCTGTTAGAACTTTTAAAAACAAAAAGCTTGATAAGAGATCCATTGAGGAAGTAGAGAAAATCATTACCGATATAAATACTGCCGAAGAACATACTGAATATAAATTATTTTTAAATGGCGATGAAATATCTGAGCGCTTGGAAGGAAAAGCGGGTTATGCCGGTGTTATGATTAAAGCTCCTGCTTATATTGCCATGCAAACACTAGTAGAAGAACCTATTGCATATATCGAAGGTGCATATAATCTCGAAAGACTGATTACGCAATTAAAAGCACTTGGACTTGGATCCTGCTGGGTTACTCTATTGGATGTCGAGGAAAGTGAACTAAAATCAATATTCGGTTACACCGTAGGTTATGTAAGATATATACTTGCAGTTGGTTATCCTCCAAGAGATTTAAATATTGGAAAGGCGACTTACAGTAGTAGAATTGGAGTAGAAGACTATGTTTGTAAAGGTGATTTAAACACTAAAATGACCATTGGTGAACTTGAGAGCATGGGCATGGATGATTTATTCTACTATTTAAGAATGGCACCGTCTTCATATAATAAACAGCCTTGGAGATTCGTGATTGATGACAATAGTGTGAAATTATATATTGCAGATCCAAAGGGCTTAAATGATTTTGTGGACATCGGTATAGTTATTTACTACTATAATGAACTTGCCAAGACAATAGGATTACATCCTAAATGGGATATAAATGTAGAAGAAGTAAGTGAAGAATACTATTATGTTGGAGAGACTACCATATAA
- a CDS encoding HAMP domain-containing sensor histidine kinase, translated as MNSKITLRLIIYFLIVIVLFSVVTGIIYIYAGQRNIEKMSINYTIDRAERLSKSIQSLLSDNEIMGQGNQNPDTADPESENGMELKEMKGRGRNNQSPMHAESGRMMGPRRNNTPGRPLIKWLNDLLLADIRIVDLKQELIEVGLDKKPVSFEELNEKEREVVKAASKGESKAFSTSSFFKNMTKVLVATPIKDEDDNITAVLLLEDNLDTLPQFVKSATNLFLISMIIGIILMTILAIFFANRFISPINAINSSTQKMIIGDYDIDSGVEQNDEIGALASNIETLAKRLEEARSESENLNQLKDDFISSMSHELKTPVTVIKSSLEALNTGVVDDPDSVKEYHEILFKESITLEKLISDLTDLNILRNKKYELKKEDINLVEVLNDSVRSQALIASEKNIKIEKEVLDTVLPIVGDYTKLRQMFIIVINNAIKYSLENSRILIRQTKENNQNLVSITNIGSEIPVEIKDLIFEPFYRAKDKKVEGTGLGLTIAKEIANHHIIKIDVESKDSETTFTFRW; from the coding sequence ATGAATAGTAAAATTACTCTTCGATTAATAATATATTTTTTAATAGTAATTGTACTTTTTTCGGTTGTCACGGGAATAATATATATTTATGCAGGACAAAGAAATATTGAAAAGATGTCCATAAACTACACTATTGATAGAGCAGAACGTCTTTCGAAATCCATACAGAGTCTGCTCTCCGATAATGAGATTATGGGACAGGGTAACCAGAATCCCGATACAGCTGATCCGGAATCAGAAAACGGTATGGAATTAAAAGAAATGAAGGGAAGAGGAAGAAACAATCAAAGCCCAATGCATGCTGAATCTGGAAGGATGATGGGACCCAGAAGAAACAATACGCCCGGAAGGCCTCTTATAAAATGGTTAAATGATCTATTACTGGCAGATATACGAATAGTGGATTTAAAACAAGAGTTAATTGAAGTAGGTCTGGACAAAAAGCCGGTATCCTTTGAAGAACTAAATGAAAAGGAAAGAGAAGTAGTTAAAGCGGCGTCTAAAGGAGAGAGTAAGGCCTTTAGCACCAGCTCCTTTTTTAAGAACATGACAAAGGTACTGGTGGCAACTCCAATAAAAGATGAAGACGATAATATCACAGCAGTGCTGCTATTGGAGGATAATCTGGATACACTACCTCAGTTTGTAAAATCAGCGACCAATCTATTTTTAATCTCTATGATTATTGGGATAATACTTATGACCATACTTGCCATATTCTTTGCCAACAGATTTATCAGCCCCATCAATGCGATTAACAGCTCTACTCAAAAGATGATTATAGGAGATTATGATATCGATTCAGGAGTAGAGCAAAATGACGAAATTGGTGCACTCGCTAGTAATATCGAAACACTGGCGAAGAGACTGGAAGAAGCACGCAGTGAATCTGAAAACTTAAATCAGCTTAAGGATGATTTTATTTCGAGTATGTCCCATGAATTAAAAACACCTGTAACAGTTATCAAATCGTCTTTGGAAGCATTAAATACAGGAGTTGTGGACGATCCGGATTCTGTTAAGGAATATCATGAGATTTTGTTCAAAGAGAGCATAACACTGGAAAAACTGATTTCCGATTTGACCGATTTAAATATTTTACGTAATAAAAAGTATGAATTAAAAAAAGAGGATATAAATCTAGTAGAAGTCTTGAATGATTCAGTACGCAGCCAAGCTCTCATCGCAAGTGAAAAAAATATTAAGATAGAAAAAGAAGTATTGGATACCGTGCTGCCGATCGTAGGAGATTACACAAAACTAAGGCAGATGTTTATCATTGTGATTAATAATGCGATTAAATATTCTTTAGAGAATTCCAGGATTTTAATCAGGCAAACAAAAGAAAATAATCAAAATCTCGTTTCAATTACCAATATAGGCAGTGAAATACCTGTAGAGATAAAAGACCTTATCTTTGAACCTTTTTACAGAGCGAAAGATAAAAAAGTCGAAGGAACGGGGCTAGGACTAACAATAGCCAAAGAGATTGCCAATCATCACATTATAAAAATAGATGTGGAGAGTAAGGACTCTGAAACTACTTTTACATTTAGATGGTAA
- a CDS encoding response regulator transcription factor codes for MVRSLIVDDNVQITEVLKAFAIKEGMEVDVAYDGSEAWEKFKANKYDIILLDIMMPELNGYELLKRIRSESMIPVILITAKGEDYERIMGLDYGADDYIVKPFSVAEVMARVRAILRRVETKNQKKRIIEIENLRLDMDKYECEIEGEKISLTKKEFEILWLLVENSEKVFTRDNLLDTLWGDDYFGDPRTVDSHIKRLRSKLGKNESWEIATIRGVGYKFEVLK; via the coding sequence ATGGTTCGTTCATTAATCGTCGATGACAATGTGCAGATAACTGAAGTACTCAAGGCTTTTGCCATAAAAGAAGGAATGGAAGTGGATGTTGCATATGATGGTTCTGAGGCATGGGAGAAATTTAAAGCGAATAAATACGATATCATTCTACTGGATATCATGATGCCTGAACTCAACGGGTATGAACTATTAAAGAGAATCCGAAGTGAATCGATGATTCCGGTAATCTTAATAACCGCAAAAGGCGAAGACTACGAGAGGATTATGGGACTTGATTATGGTGCAGACGATTATATCGTAAAGCCTTTCTCGGTAGCAGAAGTCATGGCACGTGTTCGAGCAATACTACGTAGAGTCGAAACTAAAAATCAAAAAAAGCGAATTATTGAAATAGAAAACCTTAGATTGGATATGGATAAATATGAATGTGAAATCGAAGGTGAAAAGATATCCCTTACCAAAAAAGAATTTGAAATACTATGGCTCTTAGTCGAAAATAGTGAAAAAGTATTCACTAGGGACAATCTGCTCGATACTCTTTGGGGCGATGATTATTTTGGAGACCCTAGAACTGTAGATTCGCATATAAAGCGTCTACGCAGCAAACTAGGGAAAAATGAATCTTGGGAAATTGCCACAATACGTGGGGTCGGCTATAAATTTGAGGTTTTGAAATGA
- a CDS encoding ATP-dependent helicase has product MNLTKAQEEASMHYKGPALVLAVPGAGKTTVLLKRIENLIKIYGINPHNILSITFSKSQAVDMESRYESAIKSINPKTSPHFSTIHAFAYSILRAYSKENNKSLKLIEGVSDYNKFSLIKRLYYNLNNSFIADDTLEEFFTSLTFIKNSMINPEEYVASHRPQIKNFIKLYKLYEDTKSENNMIDFDDMLTNAHRILMSDEKILRRIRNRYKYIQVDEAQDTSKIQLEMIKLISKPYDNLFMVADDDQSIYGFRGSAPDELLAFRETYPDGKLFFMEENHRSSKDIVLVSNRFINDNVNRYKKVISTSKDKYKPIKLVTCKNIHVEHKYLIDSIKEERLNYPDSNIAVLYRNNISGLTLIDNFEKAGIPFSIKDKRTYLDHYVIEDILNILKFSLDTTDVSLYEQIYYKLNAYLRKDYLNHLSYMDSSMTVFDSLLEIPYLKEYQIDRIFQLKHSFKRLSKLPLDRAIEYIENTIGYSDYLKEKIKRSGTAGFSTELILESLKLLAKGLESPYELEEKLMRIKNLRTFKVPGSVSLSTIHSSKGLEYDSVYVVDLVEGEFPSDKSVDIDPRGIDLSLEEERRIFYVAITRAKKQLTLLSLKSRNNEPVAPSSFFTKLKKIK; this is encoded by the coding sequence ATGAACTTAACTAAAGCTCAAGAAGAAGCGTCAATGCACTATAAAGGCCCTGCTCTCGTACTCGCAGTACCCGGCGCCGGCAAAACTACCGTGCTTCTTAAAAGAATCGAAAATTTAATAAAAATATACGGAATAAATCCTCATAATATACTGTCGATTACCTTCAGTAAGTCTCAGGCTGTGGATATGGAGTCAAGATATGAATCGGCCATTAAGTCCATCAATCCTAAGACCAGTCCTCATTTTTCTACTATACATGCCTTTGCCTATAGCATTTTAAGAGCGTATAGTAAAGAAAATAATAAAAGTCTTAAGCTGATTGAAGGTGTTTCGGATTATAATAAGTTCTCTCTTATTAAAAGACTATACTATAATTTGAACAATTCTTTTATAGCAGATGACACTTTAGAGGAGTTTTTTACATCTCTTACTTTTATTAAAAACAGTATGATAAATCCTGAAGAATACGTAGCCTCTCATAGACCGCAGATTAAGAATTTTATAAAGCTCTACAAGCTCTATGAGGATACCAAGTCAGAAAACAATATGATTGACTTTGACGATATGCTCACCAATGCGCATCGGATACTCATGTCGGATGAAAAAATACTTAGAAGAATCAGAAATAGATATAAATATATACAAGTCGATGAAGCGCAAGATACTTCTAAGATTCAGCTTGAGATGATAAAACTAATCTCCAAACCATATGACAATCTTTTCATGGTGGCTGATGACGACCAGTCCATCTATGGCTTCAGAGGTTCAGCTCCTGATGAATTATTGGCTTTTAGGGAAACCTATCCCGATGGAAAGCTGTTTTTTATGGAGGAGAATCATAGATCTTCCAAGGATATTGTGCTGGTTTCGAACAGGTTTATAAATGATAATGTCAACAGATATAAAAAGGTCATTTCTACTTCTAAAGATAAGTATAAGCCTATAAAACTCGTCACTTGTAAAAATATCCATGTCGAGCACAAATACTTAATTGACAGCATAAAAGAAGAGAGGTTAAATTATCCGGACTCCAATATTGCTGTTTTGTACAGAAATAATATTTCAGGTCTTACTCTGATAGACAATTTTGAAAAAGCGGGAATACCCTTTAGTATTAAAGATAAGAGGACGTATTTGGACCATTATGTAATTGAGGACATTTTAAATATCTTGAAATTTTCTTTAGATACGACAGATGTAAGTTTGTATGAACAGATTTACTATAAACTAAATGCTTATCTTAGGAAGGACTACTTAAATCATTTGAGCTATATGGATTCTTCAATGACTGTTTTTGATTCACTTCTGGAGATACCATATCTAAAGGAGTATCAGATAGACAGAATATTTCAATTGAAACACTCTTTTAAGAGATTGAGCAAGCTTCCACTTGATAGGGCGATAGAATACATTGAGAATACCATAGGTTATTCTGATTACTTAAAAGAAAAGATAAAAAGGTCCGGAACGGCAGGATTTTCAACTGAACTCATACTTGAAAGTCTAAAACTGCTCGCCAAGGGCTTAGAGTCTCCTTATGAATTGGAAGAGAAACTTATGAGGATTAAGAATCTCAGGACTTTCAAAGTGCCGGGTTCTGTAAGCCTGTCGACAATCCACTCTTCAAAGGGTTTGGAATATGATTCGGTATATGTGGTGGATTTAGTGGAAGGAGAGTTTCCTTCAGATAAATCCGTAGACATCGATCCTAGGGGGATAGATTTAAGTTTAGAGGAGGAAAGGCGGATTTTCTACGTAGCTATTACCAGAGCTAAAAAACAGCTAACTCTACTGAGTTTAAAGAGCAGAAATAATGAACCTGTAGCCCCTTCCTCATTTTTTACCAAACTTAAAAAAATAAAATAA
- a CDS encoding DUF1622 domain-containing protein, with protein MIDILIQDLFGEIIKYAAMIIEFLGVVIVIVAVIRGFYQLAVIRKFNFREAGADALVSSGLSTALEILLAAEILKTLIVRSTSQIIEVGALIIIRIFLTLIIHWELIQKERHVAVKQKEMNQEKVRQCVEDLEMGE; from the coding sequence GTGATTGACATACTAATTCAAGATCTATTTGGAGAAATAATAAAATACGCAGCAATGATTATAGAATTCCTTGGAGTAGTTATTGTCATAGTAGCAGTAATAAGGGGTTTTTATCAATTAGCTGTAATCAGAAAATTCAACTTTAGAGAAGCCGGCGCAGACGCACTCGTAAGCTCCGGATTATCAACAGCTCTTGAGATTCTTTTGGCTGCAGAAATACTAAAAACTCTTATAGTCAGATCCACTTCGCAGATAATCGAAGTAGGAGCATTGATAATTATAAGGATATTTCTAACCTTGATTATTCATTGGGAACTGATTCAAAAAGAAAGACATGTAGCTGTAAAACAAAAAGAGATGAATCAAGAAAAAGTAAGACAATGTGTAGAAGATTTGGAAATGGGTGAATAA
- a CDS encoding SPFH domain-containing protein, with product MGLIKAATDAIGGALADQWLEVIEADDMGAQTVFTSGVQVRRDSKRGANVKGTSNLVTDGSVIHVNQNQFMILVDGGKIIDYTAEPGYFKVDNKSAPSMFNGNFGDAIRESFNRIKFGGMPPTKQEVYYINTQEIKGIKFGTRNAINYFDNFYNSELFLRAHGNYSIRITDPILFFREVVPRNASKLEIDEVNEQYLSEFLEALQTSINMLSVDGERISHVVSKSMELSNKMRDVLDDNWKTQRGMEVQNVGLASISYDEESQKLINMRNQGAMLGDARVREGYVQGSIARGLEAAGSNEGGATQSYMGMGFGMGAAGNVMGNFSTSNIEQMKAEEAKKSSRGTRSSSKTCRRMVLS from the coding sequence ATGGGATTAATTAAAGCTGCAACAGATGCTATAGGTGGAGCTCTAGCCGATCAATGGTTGGAGGTTATTGAAGCTGATGACATGGGAGCACAAACGGTTTTTACCTCAGGAGTACAGGTTAGACGAGACTCTAAAAGAGGAGCCAATGTCAAGGGAACGTCCAATTTAGTAACTGACGGTTCGGTAATTCATGTAAATCAAAACCAATTTATGATTTTAGTAGATGGTGGAAAAATTATTGATTATACTGCTGAGCCGGGGTATTTTAAAGTCGATAATAAGTCTGCTCCTTCCATGTTTAACGGAAACTTTGGAGATGCAATCAGAGAGTCATTCAACAGAATAAAATTTGGTGGAATGCCTCCGACAAAGCAAGAAGTATACTACATCAATACTCAAGAGATAAAAGGAATTAAATTTGGAACCAGAAATGCCATAAACTATTTTGACAATTTCTATAATTCAGAACTTTTCCTTAGAGCTCATGGTAATTATTCGATAAGAATAACAGATCCTATCTTATTCTTTAGAGAAGTTGTACCCAGAAATGCCAGTAAACTGGAAATAGACGAAGTAAACGAACAATACCTATCCGAGTTCTTAGAGGCATTACAGACCTCAATCAATATGCTGAGTGTCGATGGCGAGAGAATTTCTCATGTTGTATCCAAGAGCATGGAACTGAGCAATAAAATGAGAGATGTACTTGATGACAACTGGAAAACACAAAGAGGAATGGAAGTTCAAAACGTAGGTTTGGCAAGTATATCCTATGATGAAGAATCTCAAAAACTCATAAATATGAGAAACCAAGGTGCAATGCTAGGCGATGCTAGAGTAAGAGAAGGTTATGTACAAGGCTCAATAGCCAGAGGACTTGAGGCTGCCGGATCAAATGAAGGTGGAGCAACTCAATCCTATATGGGTATGGGATTCGGAATGGGAGCAGCAGGAAATGTAATGGGCAATTTTTCTACATCAAATATCGAGCAGATGAAAGCTGAAGAAGCTAAAAAAAGCTCAAGAGGCACAAGGAGCAGCTCAAAAACCTGCCGGAGGATGGTTCTGTCCTGA
- the larE gene encoding ATP-dependent sacrificial sulfur transferase LarE: MEKNFEKLKKRLEELVEDGVILAFSGGVDSALLLHVLASINPNKTIAFTFENPLMKTREIEEASKLCKSYGIEHIIRSETDIPDEIKENPIDRCYLCKKHIFNTIHAERVKQGFKYIVDGTNADDIKVYRPGIKALKELGIKSPLMELGITKDEVRKLAAELGISTHSKPSSPCMATRIPYEKTLSMKLFKALEKIENGLQEMGFKNIRARAHDELIRLELDEEDLVEAVEKRKQIIELIKECGFNYISLDLEGFRSGSMDISLEKEDSGLRL; this comes from the coding sequence ATGGAAAAAAACTTTGAAAAACTTAAGAAAAGACTTGAAGAACTTGTAGAAGATGGAGTGATTCTTGCTTTTTCGGGAGGAGTGGACTCTGCATTATTACTGCATGTACTCGCATCGATTAACCCGAATAAAACAATTGCCTTTACTTTCGAAAACCCACTAATGAAAACACGTGAAATAGAGGAAGCGTCAAAACTATGCAAATCGTACGGTATAGAACACATAATACGCAGTGAAACGGATATTCCGGATGAAATCAAGGAAAATCCGATTGACAGATGCTACCTATGCAAGAAACATATCTTTAATACAATCCATGCCGAGAGAGTTAAACAGGGCTTTAAATACATCGTAGACGGAACAAATGCAGACGATATAAAGGTCTATAGACCCGGAATAAAAGCACTTAAAGAACTTGGAATTAAAAGCCCGCTTATGGAACTTGGGATTACAAAAGACGAGGTCAGAAAACTGGCGGCAGAACTCGGAATATCCACGCATTCAAAGCCGTCATCTCCATGCATGGCTACCAGAATCCCATATGAAAAGACCTTGAGTATGAAACTGTTTAAAGCACTTGAAAAAATAGAAAATGGTCTACAGGAGATGGGATTTAAGAATATCAGAGCCAGGGCGCATGATGAATTAATAAGACTTGAACTGGATGAGGAAGACCTAGTAGAGGCGGTAGAAAAGAGAAAACAGATTATAGAACTGATTAAAGAATGCGGTTTTAATTATATAAGCCTGGACCTCGAAGGTTTCAGATCGGGAAGCATGGATATATCGTTAGAAAAAGAAGATAGTGGTCTTAGATTATAA
- a CDS encoding Fe-S-containing hydro-lyase → MIKLQTPFSREDLKDLKAGDVVYITGYIYTGRDAAHKRLVELLEKGEPLPIDVKGQVIYYVGPTPAPEGQPIGSAGPTTSYRMDAYTPQLLDEGLMGMIGKGKRSPEVIDKIVEHGAVYFTAIGGAAALIKSTIKSAEIICYEDLGAEAVRKLYVEDFPVTVTIDSKGENLYEIGRAEYLK, encoded by the coding sequence ATGATTAAATTACAAACACCATTCTCCAGAGAAGACCTTAAAGATTTAAAAGCAGGAGATGTAGTATATATCACAGGATATATCTATACAGGAAGAGATGCAGCTCATAAAAGACTGGTAGAACTACTTGAAAAAGGTGAACCACTTCCAATTGATGTAAAGGGACAAGTTATTTACTATGTTGGACCGACGCCTGCTCCTGAAGGACAACCTATAGGATCAGCGGGACCGACTACAAGTTATAGAATGGATGCTTACACGCCTCAATTATTAGACGAAGGTCTTATGGGTATGATTGGGAAAGGTAAGAGAAGTCCAGAAGTAATAGATAAGATAGTTGAACATGGTGCTGTTTACTTTACCGCTATCGGTGGAGCAGCTGCACTAATCAAAAGCACAATCAAATCGGCAGAAATTATCTGCTATGAAGATTTAGGTGCTGAAGCAGTTAGAAAGCTCTATGTAGAAGACTTCCCTGTAACAGTCACAATTGACTCAAAAGGTGAAAATCTATACGAAATAGGTAGAGCAGAATATTTAAAATAG
- a CDS encoding fumarate hydratase: MRQISSKLITEEVKKLVIDASHFLPADVRKRLEELRAEEDWDLAKSTLDQIIKNADIAENDRVPMCQDTGMAVVFVKIGQEVEIVDGYITDAINEGVRLGYVEGLLRKSVVEDPLYDRINTKDNTPAVIHYDIVPGDKLNIMIAAKGFGSENMSRLKMLKPSDGVEGVKDFVMETVELAGPNPCPPIVVGVGIGGTMDKATILAKEALMRDMDSENPKPEYKALEEELLEMINKSGIGPQGYGGKSTCLRVLIKSYPTHIAGLPVAVNINCHATRHKEIEL, from the coding sequence ATGAGACAGATTAGTTCCAAACTTATAACTGAAGAGGTTAAAAAACTTGTAATAGATGCGAGTCACTTTCTTCCTGCCGATGTTAGAAAAAGACTTGAAGAGTTAAGAGCGGAAGAAGACTGGGATCTTGCAAAATCAACACTTGACCAGATAATAAAGAATGCTGATATTGCTGAAAATGACAGAGTTCCAATGTGTCAAGATACGGGAATGGCAGTAGTATTTGTTAAAATAGGCCAAGAAGTTGAAATAGTAGACGGATATATTACCGATGCTATTAATGAAGGTGTTAGACTTGGTTATGTGGAAGGACTTCTTAGAAAATCTGTAGTCGAAGACCCTCTATATGACAGAATAAACACTAAAGACAACACACCTGCAGTAATTCACTATGACATAGTTCCCGGAGACAAACTGAATATAATGATAGCTGCAAAGGGATTCGGTTCTGAAAATATGTCTAGATTAAAAATGCTTAAACCATCAGACGGAGTTGAAGGAGTAAAAGACTTCGTAATGGAAACCGTAGAACTTGCCGGACCAAACCCATGTCCACCTATAGTGGTAGGGGTTGGAATTGGTGGAACTATGGATAAGGCAACCATACTTGCCAAAGAAGCATTGATGCGTGATATGGACTCTGAGAATCCAAAACCTGAATACAAAGCTCTTGAAGAAGAACTACTGGAGATGATTAACAAATCAGGTATAGGACCTCAAGGTTACGGTGGTAAGAGTACCTGCTTAAGAGTGCTTATAAAGAGCTATCCAACTCATATAGCGGGATTGCCTGTGGCAGTCAATATCAACTGTCATGCAACCAGACATAAAGAAATAGAACTTTAG
- a CDS encoding methylaspartate ammonia-lyase — translation MKIVDIICAPGTTGFYFDDQKAIKMGAGHDGMFYIGEPVTPGFTAIRQAGESISVMLVLDDGQVAHGDCAAVQYSGAGGRDPLFLAADFIPVIEGPIKEHLVGKELNNFKELAEEMDHFLVDGARLHTAIRYGVTQAILDGVAKTKKKTMAEVIVEEYNTGVEIKRIPIFAQTGDDRYLNADKMIIKEVPVLPHGLFNNVEEKTGKNGEKLLEYVEWLRDRVLSKRPSEDYNPIFHIDVYGTIGDFTGNDVEWMTKYLKTLEEAAKPFHLRIEGPMDMGNKEDQIRVLAELTASLDKENINVELVADEWCNTLEDVVDFAKVKAGHMIQIKTPDLGGINNTIEAVLRCKELGVLSYCGGTCNETSRSAEVLVNCSLATGADQQLAKPGMGVDEGYMIVNNEMNRVVALANSRK, via the coding sequence ATGAAAATTGTAGATATCATTTGTGCACCGGGAACAACAGGATTTTATTTTGACGATCAAAAGGCTATCAAAATGGGAGCAGGACATGACGGAATGTTCTACATTGGAGAGCCTGTAACACCTGGGTTTACTGCTATAAGACAAGCCGGAGAGAGCATTTCCGTTATGCTTGTTTTAGACGATGGACAAGTAGCGCATGGAGACTGTGCAGCTGTTCAATACTCAGGAGCAGGTGGAAGAGATCCCCTATTCTTGGCAGCAGACTTTATTCCTGTAATCGAAGGACCAATTAAAGAACATCTAGTTGGAAAAGAATTAAACAATTTCAAAGAATTAGCTGAAGAGATGGATCATTTCCTAGTAGATGGAGCAAGACTTCATACTGCAATCAGATATGGTGTAACTCAAGCGATCCTTGACGGAGTAGCTAAAACTAAGAAAAAAACTATGGCTGAAGTTATAGTTGAAGAATACAATACAGGTGTAGAAATTAAGAGAATTCCAATCTTTGCACAAACCGGTGACGATAGATACCTAAATGCAGACAAGATGATTATTAAAGAAGTACCCGTACTACCTCACGGACTATTCAACAATGTTGAAGAAAAAACAGGTAAAAACGGAGAAAAACTACTTGAGTATGTAGAGTGGTTAAGAGACAGAGTTCTTTCAAAAAGACCATCTGAAGACTATAATCCTATATTCCACATAGACGTATATGGAACTATCGGAGATTTTACAGGAAATGATGTAGAGTGGATGACTAAATACCTTAAGACATTAGAAGAAGCTGCTAAACCATTCCATTTGAGAATCGAAGGACCTATGGACATGGGCAATAAAGAAGATCAAATTAGAGTTCTTGCAGAATTAACAGCAAGCCTTGATAAAGAGAACATTAATGTTGAATTGGTAGCTGACGAATGGTGTAATACATTAGAAGATGTTGTTGACTTTGCAAAAGTTAAAGCAGGACATATGATTCAAATAAAAACTCCTGACTTAGGTGGAATCAACAATACTATCGAAGCAGTTCTAAGATGTAAAGAATTGGGCGTACTTTCTTATTGTGGCGGTACATGTAACGAAACTTCAAGATCAGCTGAAGTTCTAGTAAACTGTTCATTAGCAACAGGAGCTGACCAACAGCTTGCAAAACCTGGAATGGGTGTTGATGAAGGTTACATGATAGTTAACAACGAAATGAACAGAGTTGTAGCACTTGCAAACAGTAGAAAATAG